TTCTGCCCGCCTCTGCCTCTGAGCCCGCAAAGAGACTGGCTTTTCCCCTTTGCACAATCCGCTGCCCCGCCTAACCTAGTGGCCGTAGCAAGGAGGGGCCATGACCCAGGTGGCCTGGATGGATCTGCTGGACGCATACGACTTCGCCAACCTCGGTGCGGAGTACGAACATCGGGCCTACATCGACCGGGTGACGGGCCGCATCTACTTCGCCTCCGAGGACAGCCTCCCGGACGACGACCAGCCAGAGGACTGGAGCGACCCCGACCGCTACCTCGAGATGCCCAGGGCAAGCGATCTGGAGTTGGGGGTCTATACCGTGCTGGACTTCGTGGCCAAGCACCTGCCCCAGGACTACGGCACCGTCTCCAACTTCTTCCAGCAGGCCGGCGCCTATGGCCGCTTCAAGGGTCTCATGGAGCGCCGCGG
The sequence above is drawn from the uncultured Holophaga sp. genome and encodes:
- a CDS encoding UPF0158 family protein; translated protein: MTQVAWMDLLDAYDFANLGAEYEHRAYIDRVTGRIYFASEDSLPDDDQPEDWSDPDRYLEMPRASDLELGVYTVLDFVAKHLPQDYGTVSNFFQQAGAYGRFKGLMERRGRLDQWFSYEADATANALRSWCRRNGLEPIHTPTRGAS